Within the Mustela lutreola isolate mMusLut2 chromosome 2, mMusLut2.pri, whole genome shotgun sequence genome, the region GATGCAGGTCTCAGAGTCTGGCTGGCATATGGAGGGGATGTGCTGAGCTTTGCCCTAGGGGATGAATCACTGGTGGTTCACTATGGTAATGGAGGAAGTTGGGGAATCCAGGAAAAATGTGAGGAACCCAAGAAGGaaaccagaaacctgggatcTGGGATCTAGTTTGACCTGGGCTGTATTGTTTCATGTGGGGTTGCTCCCATCAGCTCTATCTTAGGCATGAGGCCTCTGGGATTGAGAGCACCTTGAATCAAACCCTAAGCCCTGAGTCAGGAATTCCAAGTACTTGAAGAGCCcaaagcagaaaggcagggaagAACAGAGGACCATGCCTCTGGCCTCACAGCTGAATGGCATGGAGGAAGTCCTCGTGATCTGAGTCCTGGAGGAAGCAGGGTGTGATGGAAGGTCTAGAGGGTGAGAGGATCTGGGTCCCAATGGCCAGCTGGGCCACAGTGAGCTCTCTGCCCTTCTGCATGATGTAAAGATGGAAGTGGAAGCCGCTGCCATAGGTTGCATGCCTCAGAGACCAGTTATATCGTGCTTGGGCATAGTGTCTTATCCGAAAGTGGGGAGCAGCTGAAGTCAATGAGATGAACCGACCTCCATGGACCAGCACCCGGCTCACCtgcaagtcagacagagaagtcACTGGTGAGGAGTCCATCTCCAGGTTCTCAAAGGTCAGTATGGCCCCAGATACCCTTGCAGGTACCACCCTGCATCCCGTAGCTCAGGGCTCTCCATGGAAAGAGTGAGTCTCCTCTCTAGCCCTAGTCATTCCATGGAGGTAGGGCTATATTCAACCCAGGCAGGACATGGGAATGATGTCAGGAGCAGGGGCACTGCTTTCCTGTCAACTACTCACTCTTCTGGTCTGTATTACCTACCTGGAACCTGGCTGCTACCTCATCCCTATGGCAACCCAGTAGCCAATCATCAGCCCTTGTGACCCTGGCCACTCCAGCCccctataatcttttttttttttttaagattttatttatttatttgacagacagagatcacaaggaggcagagaggcaggcagagagagagagagagggaagcaggctccctgctgagcagagagcccgatgcggggctcgatcccaggaccctgagatcatgacccgagccgaaggcagcagcttaacccactgagccacccaggtgcccccagcccccTATAATCTTGACTCAGCTTAACCACCCCCCCTTCAGGTAACTGCAGTGTTGAAGGTGACCCACCACCTGCTCCAAACTATGCCTCCTTCCAACCTCTGAGTTCTTTCAATCTCCTGAAACCCCAGTCTCCCGAAACCCACCTCTCAGTCTGCCCTCCTTTCTTGTTGCTCCCTCACCTCACTTAGCACCTGGTCCACGGTGTGGACACCCTCAGAAGACACATTCCAGGGATCTTGTTCTCCAGCTAACAGGGCATCCAGCGTGCCCTTCTCGAGCACCACGTCGAAGGAGCCACTGGGGAAGTCCAGGGCCCGCACATCCATGGTCTCCCAGCGCAGCGAGGGCACATGGGCATAGCGAGTCTGCATTGCAGCCACCACTACTGATGAATAGTCCACACTGGTCACATCAGGGAAGCCTCCAAGGAACAGCTCGTAGCTCAGGGCACTGTTCCCACAGCCTGGGGTGGGAAGGGTCAGAATGGGTGGCAAAAGGGCTAGGTTAGCTTTGGTTCTCACTTGCCCCAATTATCCATCCACTCTTGGCCGATTTGCTCTCAGCCTAAACCCTCCTGTATGGAAGGAAAAGAACCACGTACAAAAAAGCACAAGCCTTGGAGTCATACAGACCTGGGCCCATATCCTGCTCTAACATTCTGTGCAGACTAGGGGCAAGTTGTTTTCATACCAGGAACTTGGAATTTCCTATTCAGAAAAATGGAGATAGCAATACCTAGCCTACATGCAGAATGTGATACgctaaatttaaaaactaaaggagctggagagtaGCTGAAGGTGCTGTGAACTTTCGAATGCAAAGATCTAGATTCTGACAGCCATGGTGAGTCACTCAACTCCGAGCCTGTTCCTCCCTACTCAGAGTGGGGATACTATTGGCATCATTAGGACCATATCATATTATTATTAGGATACTAGTAGTACTGTCCTAATTCCTAACCTCTCAGAGAAGCTTTGATCATATCAGCCCTGGGAAGACGTCATGTTAGGGGTTACTATCCTACTTCAGTTTCCCGGGGCAGAATTAACAAGTGTAGGGGAACTCGATGGGGACACACAGTAGGGCTAATTTGTTGTAATTCCTTAATGTATTGAGCACTACATTTGGGTCCTGCAGATGAATAGGGAGCTCATGCTCTGGTGGGAAGAAAAGATGTACATTCATGCAATTGCCACATATGCGATGAGTTTCAATAGGGATGGGCTGTGAAAACACATAGGATGGCTCCTGTCCCCACCTCTGGTGGGACAGCCAAGGCTTTCACAGAAGTTGACAACCAATCAGAGTCTTGAAGGACCCTAACACTCTGGTGGGAAGTTCTAGAAAGCAGTTCCAGAGGGCAGAGTATGGGGAAAGGAGTGGAGGTTAGAGGACAGGATCCACAACACGGTAGGTGTGACTTCCTAAGATGGCATGCTGGATCTCTTGTGGTCAGTCTCAGCCTGGGAATGGAGCTGGAGGACAGTTCTGGTGGCCCCACAGGGGATCCCCAGTTCTTGGGAGTAGATTGCTTTTAATCCCCATTTGCCTCCTAAGAGGATCATGGGATCAGCTGTTAGGATAGCCTTAATCTAGCAGGGCTTGGCACTTGAACAGGGCACCAGCCAGCAGGTCATCGGCTGCCCCTTCCTGTGTTCCTCCTCAGACCCTACAGCTGAGAGATAGTACTATCTTGCCTGGGGAAACCCAGTTTGTATTTTTCCACACTGGAACCATAACAAGCCTGGGGAGATATACCACATCGGTGAGCAATGAGGGTGGCTTTACAATAGACCCTAAGTGAGTTCAAGATGAAATCCCAGTGGGTTCTCTGACCCACAATCCCCTCACCATCCCACACCCGACCTCACAGGCCCTCAGAGCTCTGCGCAATGGTGGACAAAcccaaatttccttccttttttccccttggtaCAGGAATGGCAGCTTCCAAGAGAACTTTACTAAGGATGAAGGGAGAACAAAGACTGCCCACAGAGCCAATCATGCTTACAAAGCAGTGATTTCTCAGTAATTGAAGGCTGGCAACGAAGAAGGGGCCTgggaaggcctctgccttcctgcgTTAAGCTTTAGAGAAGCAGAGCCCTGGAGAAATGAGCCACATCCAAGAACTCACGAGAGCCCAGAGCTATGTGGATGCTATCCCAATACCAAGAGACAGAGGTGTAAGCCAAATACCAATTCATTAACTTATTATAGGAAAAATAACCATCTTAGGGACTGAGCAGTTTGTCAATCCTCTCTGGTCAGTCCCTTCTCTCTCTATAGGGAATACAACTGAAACCAAATTAGGATCAGAAGCACAGAATCTAACAAGGAGAGAGAATCAGAGTTGGGTGATATTGGCAAAGCTGGGACAGCCATACGTAAGCACCTGCCATGAATATCTTCCAGCCATAGGTACCAGACACATAAGCCCTCAGGCAGCATACTCTGTTCTCTGGACAATCCTGGAGAGACTGTTCCCTGACTCCCATTTTCAATAACAATGATAGCTAACAGTCACTTAACACTGGGTTCTATgctaagcactttttttttttttaaaagattttatttatttgacagacagagatcacaagtaggcagagaggcaggtggggagagagagagagggaagcaggctccctgctgagcagagagcccgatgcggggctcgatcccaggaccctgagatcatgacctgagccgaaggcagcggcttaacccactgagccacccaggcgcccccaatgctAAGCACTTTATAAGAATTATCTCAATTTATCTTCAAGGTAGCTCCATATAGAAGATACTGTTATTACCATTACCATGTTCTCAATGGGGGATAATGAGGCTGCCCAAAGTGGATAAggaactttcccaaggtcacacaatcaGTGATAGAGCCAGAATTTGGATACAGGTCTATCTCACACCAGAACCAGAGCTCTTAAACCACTATCTCCCAGTTTTCAAGAGGTCTACTCACCTTCATTAGTAACATTCTGTATTTAGCTACATCAGCATGACCATTAGGCTTTCATTCACATCATTCACAATGTGGCCATTTTATCAGTCTCAACAGAGTTCAGATGCCTCTCTGTGCCCATCTGTGTTGTGCAACAAGAGAAACAGAAGCTCTGGAGTAGGATAGCACCCTTCACCAATTACTTGCTCATGACAATAGTGGGGACCCTGTCAGTGCTCAGACTCAATCCCCTTGGAGTGCTCCTAGGTTTTGGCATGTGTTTGCTTTTGACATTTTACATCTCTGACACTTCAGGCTGAAACCACCCTCAGGGAGGCTTTGCCTATGATCACAATCCTGCTTggccttttccctttccctgttcCCTCAAACTATTAACAATTTCTCCTGCAACCACTTTCCTAATAAATGACTGGGACATGAATCTTCACCTTCGGGTTTGCTTCTGGGGAATCCAACCTGAGACAATGACCTAGAGCAAGGTTACCAAATCcagcctgccacctgtttttataaagttttactGCTACATGGCTACTATGTATCATTCACTTCTGAATTGTCTGTAGCAGCTTTTCCAGTAGAGCAGCAGTCCTGAGTAATGGTGACGGAAACTAAATAGGCTGCAAAGCCCAAGATATTTACCACCTGGCCATTTTCAGAAAAAGTTTACCAACTCCTAACTGAGAGTAAGTCTTCTAATAATTATCACTCACCTCTATGGGTTGTTATGAGGACTACATATGTTAGAAGGGGCCCAGCACACTCTCTAGAACCTGCCAAGTGCTCAACTTAATGTCTGCTTTAGATGGAGTGTAACATAAGGTATTCCCAAGTTGTAGGTCCTGTTCTTAGATTTGAGAAATCTTACCAGGAAAGTGTTCCtctcatttttaaacttttaaactttaaacttCTCTCCCCTCTATCCAGAAAAGGGTACCTCCTGGTCTGGCAGATTTTAAGGCAGTGTTATTCTGCCAATCACTAAGCATGAGAATCAGTTGTGGGCCTGTTGAAACTATAGAATCCCAaggtctattttattttttttaaagattttatatttatttgacagagagagatcacaagtaggcagagaggcaggcagagagagagagagggaagcaggctccccgctgagcagagagcccaatatgggactcgatcccaggaccctgagatcatgacctgagccgaaggcagaggcttaacccactgagccacccaggcgcccccaaggccTATTTTAGACCATCCCTAGACTCTCAGGGTAGGAACCGCCTTTCCAGGTGATTTTGATGGACACCAAAGCTTGAAAAACACAGGAGATTTAtggtaaatttataaataaatacaatggttTTAAAGCAAACAATTCAAGAGAGTTTTTACCTCTGGGGAGAAGGGGTTTGGGGGACCATGCAGAAAACCTTGAATAAACATGAGGCCTTTTATGTTGCTAGGCATTGTCCTAGAGAGCTTTCAtagttaatcatttaaaaaagacaataaaggggcgcctgggtggctcagtgggttaagccgctgccttcggctcaggtcatgatctcagggtcctgggatccagtcccgcatcgggctctctgctcagcggggagcctgcttccctctctctctctctcgctgcctgcctctccatctacttgtgatttctctctgtcaaataaataaataaataaatcttttaaaaaaaaatgacaataaataagtacttttattttttaaaggccgAGAAAATAAAGGTGCAGaaatttaggtgttttttttccttgattccACAGCTAAGATTCTATGCTTTTGCCCATGATTCCACAGCTAAGGTTACATAAGCGAAGATTCCAACATAATTAACTACCTCCAGGGTCCAAGTTCTTAAGCACCGGGTTATACGTCCTTTCTAGTCCCAGGAACGTTCTATTTCTCAAATTGAATAGGGCATACAAATCTACAAATTAGATTTATTATTCATACTTTCCACATATGCTGTATTATAGATGTCTCATATATATAcgaaatatttcatttaaacatACACACGCTTTTACAAATACCAAACTAAAAACTAAATTGGAAGGAAACCTATTCCTCAAACCTCACTAGAGACCCCAAGGCTGGCATTGGGAGAGAAAGAACCCCAGGGCGCTGCTGGACCTCTCAGAGCCCCACCTTGCATCCCTGCATTTGtacttgccccccaccccccccccgcctccgcGCTGTGGAGAATCCCCCCAATCTTGGCTGCAATCTCCCATCCGACCTCAGAGGGCGCTGTCCTCGTCCTCACTCCACCTGGGACACAGGACCAAGTGTCAGGTAGGACTGGGAGCGTGGAGAGAGGTAACAGATAAACGCTTGGCACCGTGCTCGAGGTGCCTGAACGTTCCTTATCCGACTTGAGCTCGTAGTTCCATTTctagaagtgaatctgaagccagAACGGGTTCAGAACTTGTCCTAAGTCATACAGCCAACTAGCAATGGGACTTGAAGTGGATCGTCTGAGCTTTCCAGTACTCGAGGCTGTCTCCCCGAGAGTCCGGAACAGGGTCCTAGAATACCTACAAACTAATAAACTTTCTCTGGCGGGGGGCGGAGCTTGGACTAAGGCTCCCGCGACCCTGGCGAAATACTGCCGAGATGCTGAGGGTAGGGGATCTTGGCTCgtgagagggacaaacagactctggAAAGCGGAAAGGGCCGGGGCGACTCCAGCCCGCTCCATTTGGGGTGGGGAGCTCCGGACTACCCACCTAGCACGAGGATACGGTCTTCGGGCCGCAGCTCAGGCTCCAGGAGGGCACGGAAGGCGGAGAAGTCCCCAAACCACTCGTAAGGGGCAGAGTCAGCCGCATTCCTGTAGCGCTGGTCCCAGTACTGAACCTCGCAGTACCTGCAGTTCTGCTCTGGTATCTCCGTCGGGGGCGTTGAGGCGGGTGGAGAGGCCATGCTTGCAGCTTCAGGGCCGCCAGGGCACACCGCCAGCACCTTTGGACCGGGCTTGGCGCCAATAGGCACGGTACCATTCGGGAGGCGTGGCCCTTGTGTCTCCGCCCACCACCTGCAGTTGCTCAACACAAACACGTGGAACTTCCGTCCTCTGGTGAgcgctctttgaagaatactccGGGTGGGAAAATCCTATCGTTCCTAACTTGAATCGGCCATCTGTACTGTTCCCCCACTTCTGAGAGCCAAACTCGCAGTGTCGGACTCACTCGGCTAATCACTGCTTATTTTCAGTTTGGTCGGTTCTTGCCATTAAGAAGTCTGAAAGTTAATGGAAGATTCATCTCTACCCAGTTTTGAGCACGCGGAAGGCTctgagaggaggcaggaggaccGCGGCCACAGATCTTGCCCTTCAGAAGCGCCTGTCATGAAACACAGACGAAGTGTGGTGCCAGGCAAGGGAAAACATGAACAGGAATGTTGCTTTTCTGGGCAAATGCTCGACCTACTTTAGCGCCTGTGTGCCCAGAACCAAGTATGTACTGAGGAGTAAGACTATTCCTGGACGTCTGGGGTGTGTAGTGCATCAGAAAAGATATGGAAGAAGTGAATTTTAGTGGAGTCGATAGGACACGAAACCGGACAGCGATCAGTCGGTTGGAACAGCCGGCGCCGAGAGCGGAACTTAAGTGCCGAGGGGTCGGGCTTCCGGGGAGGCGGGCCAATACGAGCGGCGCACCGTCAAGATGGCGGCAGGCCTACGGAAACGCGGCCGGGCGGGTCCCGCAGCTCGGGCTGCCGGACTTTGCGGACAATGGCTACGGCGCGCCTGGCAAGAGCGGCGCCTACTGCTGCTGGAGCCGCGCTACACGCTGCTGGTGGCCGCCTGCCTCTGCTTGGCGGAGGTGGGCATCACCTTCTGGGTCATTCACAGGGTGGCATGTGAGTGCGccgaggaggaggggagggtagggagggggACCCGAACCCCCTACACAAACCGGGACCCAGATTCGGAGCGGAAGTCCAGACCCCAGAGCCAATGAGTCATCAATTGCAGACCATAATTTTTACCCAGGTCCCAAGCCTGCTCCATAAAACCAAACCCTGTCTTAATCCCTCCCCGATGATGGAAGGGGCGACTCTAGAGATTGGCCCTCTGCCCTGACCATACAGCCTGCCAGGCTAAGAAAATAAACCAGCCTGGAGATCAAAAGACCTGGGTCTGAGTTAATGTACTGCTGCTCCTTCTTTTGTCTATTGCTTTGAGATGGCCCTTCCTCACCTGGCTCCaaattttctcatctgttcaaTTCTGAGATCTCAAAGTCTCTTGTCAACAGTGGCATTTTGTGACCACTTGAGCCCTTTGGGTATTATTaggggctcctttatgggctgaATCTAGACACTGGGCTTAAGGCTTTCTTGCTAAAGATGATTAATTCAACATATACTTATTGAATGTTTATTATATGCTTAAGAACGCTATGCTAGATACCAGGGGTACAATGGtgaaaaaatagacacatttccTAATTGGGTGTATGGGCCTGGACAAAAAGAAGTTAGTAGAAAATGATGGTGGATCATATTCATCATGACAGTGGGAGACAGGGGAAACAATAAAGGACACAGGAGGGCACTTAAGCCAGACTTGAGTCCCCTTGAAGGGTAAGAGGAAGCTaggtgaggaaagagaaaaggggaggagaaagagcacTCTAGGCAGAGAATCCTGTAACTAAAACCTCTAGTCTGAAGAGAGTCTGCTTTCTTTGAGGAACTGAATTTGTTTTAGAGCTGGAACATAATTTGAGTGAGGGTAGCAGGGAGAGATGAGGTTGCAGACATTGAGACCAAATCATGAAGCAGTCTGTCAGTTGTGTTGAGATAATTAGCACGGTGGTTAAGAATTTAGGACCTCCTGGAGTTCCAGTCTCAACTCTACCCTTCTTAGCTCACTGATCTTGAAGTAGTTGCTTAACCTCATTAATTCAcaggttccttttttaaaattgggaaTAATAGGGTTTGGTTTTTATCTTAGGAAACTTGAGGAATCATTGAAGGGTTTTAAGTAGAGATCTGATATGATTTCTATTATAGGAAGAGCTCTCTAGTTGCAGGGTGGGAAATATATTGTAGTAGGTAGAAGCTGGGAAACTAATTAATAATTTGAAAGCTGCTGCATCATTGAGGTTAGAGATTATGTTAGGTCCAAATATTAGTATGTAAGAGCAGAAAAGGATGAGAGATAGTAGAGTTATTTAGGATGAAGAATAGGCAGGATTTGGTGACTGGGTGTTGCAAGTGAGAAAGAAGTAAGTGTCAAAGATGTTACCCAGGTTTGTGACTTGGGCAGCTGGGAGGTTGATGGTGCTGTTCATGGAACCCAGGAGGTAGAGCATATTTAGAGTGGATGGTTTGAGGTCAATTACAGGCATGCTGAATTTGAGATCCTTGGGTTCACCCAGAGAATGGCAGATAGGCAGTGAGATAAGGGGTTGTGATAAAAGTCCTGGGAAAGAGCTGGAACTCTGTGTTTTGAGGggtgggaggtgtgtgtgtggggggggcagacACGTTCTAAGCTTGGAAGTAACCACACCGTCCTGCCCTTTTCCAGATACAGAAATTGACTGGAAGGCCTATATGGCCCAGGTGGAGGGCGTCATCAATGGCACCTATGACTACACCCAACTGCAGGGTGACACTGGACCTCTTGTGTAAGTGGTGATAAAGGGTTCAGTGAGGACCCGAGGGGCTGCCCAGATACCAGGCTGGGCAGCCTGACCCAGACTCCTCTTCCAGGTACCCAGCCGGCTTTGTGTACATCTTTATGGGGCTATATTATGCCACTGGCCAGGGCACTGACATCCGCATGGCCCAGCACATCTTTGCCGTGCTCTACCTGGCCACCTtgcttcttgtcttcttgatctACCACCAGACCTGCAAGGTGAGTTCATGCTCCTGGAAAGGGGGCTCCAACGGGCAGTACTGGGGAGTAGGGATGGCTCAGGTTTGGTGAGCTGACCTTGTTGCCCACTGTGCCCACCTCTCAGGTACCTCCCTTCGTCTTTTTCTTCATGTGCTGTGCCTCGTACCGTGTGCACTCCATCTTCGTGCTTCGGCTCTTCAATGACCCGGTGGCCATGGCTCTGCTCTTCCTCAGTATCAACCTCCTGCTGGCCCagcgctggggctggggctgctgctgtTTCAGGTCAacacccctcccttctcccccatctcTCATTCTGTATTTTCACCATTTCCTCCCCCAGTTTTCTTCAGCAGAGGAAGTAAGGGAGTAACCAGGTCAGTCAGGGCCCCACTAAACAAGACTAGGATCTGTAGAAAGTCTCTGCCCCCACCGCCCCAAAGAAACACACACCCTCTACCCATCCTCTCTTCCTTCTAGACAGCATCTGTTGTTGGAATTGGTTCTTGCACATTATAAATACTCTAAATATGTATTGCTGGCTCAGTCTGAGCATAGAGACTTGGTATCCGCCCCTTAccctcagcctcctcccagactgctttctcctccttccagCAATTCTGAGTGTGGGCCCCATCCTGGAGCTtgctggcaggggaggggagaaatgcTGTGTGTGCATCAGGGGAGAGATACATCTTTGGGTGGGTAAATGGCCCTGGAGCTGATCTCCCCCTTTGCTCCCTTACCTACTCCAGCCTGGCAGTCTCCGTGAAGATGAATGTGCTACTCTTCGCCCCTGGGTTGCTATTTCTTCTTCTCATGCAATTTGGTTTCCGTGGAGCCCTCCCCAAGTTGGGCATCTGTGCTGTCCTTCAGGTACCTCAccaccaccccttccccttcccaaTGAAGGGGAGGCTActctctggcgtccttccatcgATGAGACTTCCTCAAAGCTAACAGACAGGATTTTGGAGCTGATTCTGAACTTTGCTTTTATTAACTGTAAAATGAGGGTGTTGAACTAGATGGTTTCTGAGGGTCTCTGATCCTGCCCATTTATGATGTGGTGAATCCAAACTTAAAGGACTGTTATTACCTGCCTTCTCAGCTTCTTTGGCCCCAGGCTCTGGCCTGGATGTGGAAGCTGGCTTACCTGCTATTCCTAGGGGAATCTGAGAACCTCTGAGACCTGCACCCTCTGTCCACTCCCCTCCATGATTAGTTTGAAGGCTTAGTTTGAGCCTGGGCACCTGTGCTGACATGACACCTATCCTCAGGTGGTGCTGGGGCTGCCCTTCCTGCTGGAGAACCCCATTGGCTACCTTTCCCGCTCCTTTGACCTTGGCCGCCAGTTTCTCTTCCGCTGGACAGTGAACTGGCGCTTCCTGCCTGAGGCCCTCTTCTTACATCGTGCCTTCCACCTGGCACTGTTGGCCGCCCACCTcaccctgctctttctctttgccttctgcAGGTGGCACAGGTGAGAAAGGGGATCAGTGTCATGGGCAGAGTTGGAGGGAGGATGAAGGGCCTGTTTGCCTGCTTGGGGAGATGTTGAGTTCACGTGAGTGAATCTAAAGCTTGCCCTAAGATTGGGGCTTGATAAATGTGTGAATGGCTTCTCCCCAGGACGGGGGAAAGTATCCTGTCGCTGCTAAAGGCTCCCTCCAAAAGGAAGGTTCCACCGCAGCCCCTCACACCCAATCATATCCTTTAAATCATAGGAAGGTAAGTCTTGCCCTCTCCAGGTACACTTGGGGTCCTGGTTGGTAACCCTGGATGGCTGGTGTCctgggggagggaaaaagaggTACCAGTAATAGCTATAGGCCCTGTTCATGGGAGTAGAGCTGTTACCTCCACCACTCTGCaccactgtgctaagcacttcacATATTTAAGCGTATTTTATGCTTAATCCTAAATATTATTTGACTTACCATTATAAGTACTCACTCTCTACCTGGTGTTGTCCTAAGAGATTTACATATATTCTAACGTTTAAAGCTTGCAAGAGACTCTGAAATAGGGAGGTGTCTGATGATAACAgtgctcattttatagatgataaaatCAGGACGTTAAGGAGTTTACGTAACTTACTTAGGTCACTTAGCCTGTAAGTGATGAATTTAAACTCACTAGGCCTTATGGCCCTAGTATCATTGTCTCACATTAGATTGAGGAACAGTCtagagaagttaagaaattcGTCCAAAAGGATGCATCTCGGAATGGCAGAGCCAGGGAGGCTGTCTGACCCCAAAACTTTTGTCCCTTTACTTTGGAACCTCCCTGTCCCAACCCCCATCCCAACTCCTGGCCCTTCTGTTCCTGCCCTTGGCCTTGACCACTGCCTACAGATTATCTCTACCCTGTTTACTTCCAACTTCATTGGCATCTGCTTCAGCCGCTCCCTCCACTACCAGTTCTACGTCTGGTATTTCCACACACTGCCCTACCTCCTGTGGGCCACGCCTGCACGCTGGCTTACACATCTGCTCAGGTACTGGCTGTGACAACCTGGGCATGTGGGACGGGTGAGGGAGCTCCCCATCCCCAGGCTGACCGTGGAGGGTTGGGCGAGCTGAAGGGCTGCAGGCCTAGAAACTGGGCAAAACCTGAGCTGCTCTCTTCTCTCCAGGTTGCTGGTGCTAGGGCTCATCGAGCTCTCCTGGAACACATACCCGTCCACGTCCTGCAGCTCTGCGGCCCTGCACATATGCCATGCTGTCATCCTCCTGCAGCTCTGGCTGGGCCCCCAGCCTTTCCCCAAGAGCATCCAGCACAGCAAGAAAGCCCACTGAGatccacctcccttcccctccagcccaCTCATAGGACCCTGGATGGCAATAGactctctgcccttcccaatAAACTTTACCCAGTCCACCTCTTTGCAGCCTACATGGAAGGGCCTGCACCAAGCTGTGAGGGGCATGCTCACTGCAGATAAAGAACTCATTTGGGCAGTCCTAAGAGGCACTTTATTGCATAGGATTTGAGGGCTGtggctctctcccctcccacacTGCACTACATGGAGCTCAGAAGGGAAAAGACCTGGGCTgcgaggagtgggagagagagagcacaggcaggcactTTCTGTGAGGGCAGGGGCATTCTGGGAAGGGGATGAGAAACAGTGGGTGTCAGGAGGACaccagcctgcccctcccagcaccAGCAC harbors:
- the ALG3 gene encoding dol-P-Man:Man(5)GlcNAc(2)-PP-Dol alpha-1,3-mannosyltransferase isoform X3, producing the protein MAAGLRKRGRAGPAARAAGLCGQWLRRAWQERRLLLLEPRYTLLVAACLCLAEVGITFWVIHRVAYTEIDWKAYMAQVEGVINGTYDYTQLQGDTGPLVYPAGFVYIFMGLYYATGQGTDIRMAQHIFAVLYLATLLLVFLIYHQTCKVPPFVFFFMCCASYRVHSIFVLRLFNDPVAMALLFLSINLLLAQRWGWGCCCFSLAVSVKMNVLLFAPGLLFLLLMQFGFRGALPKLGICAVLQVVLGLPFLLENPIGYLSRSFDLGRQFLFRWTVNWRFLPEALFLHRAFHLALLAAHLTLLFLFAFCRWHRTGESILSLLKAPSKRKVPPQPLTPNQIISTLFTSNFIGICFSRSLHYQFYVWYFHTLPYLLWATPARWLTHLLRLLVLGLIELSWNTYPSTSCSSAALHICHAVILLQLWLGPQPFPKSIQHSKKAH
- the ALG3 gene encoding dol-P-Man:Man(5)GlcNAc(2)-PP-Dol alpha-1,3-mannosyltransferase isoform X5, which produces MAAGLRKRGRAGPAARAAGLCGQWLRRAWQERRLLLLEPRYTLLVAACLCLAEVGITFWVIHRVAYTEIDWKAYMAQVEGVINGTYDYTQLQGDTGPLVYPAGFVYIFMGLYYATGQGTDIRMAQHIFAVLYLATLLLVFLIYHQTCKVPPFVFFFMCCASYRVHSIFVLRLFNDPVAMALLFLSINLLLAQRWGWGCCCFSLAVSVKMNVLLFAPGLLFLLLMQFGFRGALPKLGICAVLQVVLGLPFLLENPIGYLSRSFDLGRQFLFRWTVNWRFLPEALFLHRAFHLALLAAHLTLLFLFAFCRWHRLSLPCLLPTSLASASAAPSTTSSTSGISTHCPTSCGPRLHAGLHICSGCWC
- the ALG3 gene encoding dol-P-Man:Man(5)GlcNAc(2)-PP-Dol alpha-1,3-mannosyltransferase isoform X4, with the protein product MAAGLRKRGRAGPAARAAGLCGQWLRRAWQERRLLLLEPRYTLLVAACLCLAEVGITFWVIHRVAYTEIDWKAYMAQVEGVINGTYDYTQLQGDTGPLVYPAGFVYIFMGLYYATGQGTDIRMAQHIFAVLYLATLLLVFLIYHQTCKVPPFVFFFMCCASYRVHSIFVLRLFNDPVAMALLFLSINLLLAQRWGWGCCCFSLAVSVKMNVLLFAPGLLFLLLMQFGFRGALPKLGICAVLQVVLGLPFLLENPIGYLSRSFDLGRQFLFRWTVNWRFLPEALFLHRAFHLALLAAHLTLLFLFAFCRWHRLLVLGLIELSWNTYPSTSCSSAALHICHAVILLQLWLGPQPFPKSIQHSKKAH
- the ALG3 gene encoding dol-P-Man:Man(5)GlcNAc(2)-PP-Dol alpha-1,3-mannosyltransferase isoform X1, whose translation is MAAGLRKRGRAGPAARAAGLCGQWLRRAWQERRLLLLEPRYTLLVAACLCLAEVGITFWVIHRVAYTEIDWKAYMAQVEGVINGTYDYTQLQGDTGPLVYPAGFVYIFMGLYYATGQGTDIRMAQHIFAVLYLATLLLVFLIYHQTCKVPPFVFFFMCCASYRVHSIFVLRLFNDPVAMALLFLSINLLLAQRWGWGCCCFSLAVSVKMNVLLFAPGLLFLLLMQFGFRGALPKLGICAVLQVVLGLPFLLENPIGYLSRSFDLGRQFLFRWTVNWRFLPEALFLHRAFHLALLAAHLTLLFLFAFCRWHRTGESILSLLKAPSKRKVPPQPLTPNHYLYPVYFQLHWHLLQPLPPLPVLRLVFPHTALPPVGHACTLAYTSAQVAGARAHRALLEHIPVHVLQLCGPAHMPCCHPPAALAGPPAFPQEHPAQQESPLRSTSLPLQPTHRTLDGNRLSALPNKLYPVHLFAAYMEGPAPSCEGHAHCR
- the ALG3 gene encoding dol-P-Man:Man(5)GlcNAc(2)-PP-Dol alpha-1,3-mannosyltransferase isoform X2, whose translation is MATARLARAAPTAAGAALHAAGGRLPLLGGDTEIDWKAYMAQVEGVINGTYDYTQLQGDTGPLVYPAGFVYIFMGLYYATGQGTDIRMAQHIFAVLYLATLLLVFLIYHQTCKVPPFVFFFMCCASYRVHSIFVLRLFNDPVAMALLFLSINLLLAQRWGWGCCCFSLAVSVKMNVLLFAPGLLFLLLMQFGFRGALPKLGICAVLQVVLGLPFLLENPIGYLSRSFDLGRQFLFRWTVNWRFLPEALFLHRAFHLALLAAHLTLLFLFAFCRWHRTGESILSLLKAPSKRKVPPQPLTPNHYLYPVYFQLHWHLLQPLPPLPVLRLVFPHTALPPVGHACTLAYTSAQVAGARAHRALLEHIPVHVLQLCGPAHMPCCHPPAALAGPPAFPQEHPAQQESPLRSTSLPLQPTHRTLDGNRLSALPNKLYPVHLFAAYMEGPAPSCEGHAHCR